Proteins from a genomic interval of Poecile atricapillus isolate bPoeAtr1 chromosome 1, bPoeAtr1.hap1, whole genome shotgun sequence:
- the RPL27A gene encoding large ribosomal subunit protein uL15: MPSRLRKTRKLRGHVSHGHGRVGKHRKHPGGRGNAGGLHHHRINFDKYHPGYFGKVGMRHYHLKRNQKFCPTVNLDKLWTLVSEQTRLNYAKNEAGLAPVIDVVRSGYYKVLGKGKLPKQPVIVKAKFFSRRAEEKIKEVGGACVLVA; encoded by the exons ATG CCCTCCAGGCTAAGGAAGACCCGAAAGCTGAGAGGACACGTCAGCCATGGCCACGGCCGCGTGG gCAAACACAGGAAGCATCCTGGAGGACGTGGTAATGCTGGTGGTTTGCACCATCACAGGATTAACTTTGATAAATA TCACCCTGGTTACTTTGGGAAAGTAGGCATGAGACACTATCACTTGAAAAGAAACCAGAAGTTCTGTCCCACTGTCAACTTGGACAAGCTGTGGACGCTGGTCAGCGAACAGACGAGGCTCAACTACGCCAAGAACGAGGCTGGACTGGCCCCGGTCATTGATGTTGTGCGCTCG GGCTACTACAAAGTGCTGGGCAAGGGGAAGCTGCCCAAGCAGCCTGTCATTGTGAAAGCGAAGTTCTTCAGTaggagagcagaggagaagATCAAAGAAGTTGGTGGTGCCTGTGTGCTTGTGGCAtaa